The nucleotide sequence GGGCGTTCAGAATTGCCGTAAGGCCAGCATCTCCACCCATTCGACTGAAAACGGTCGTCAAATCCTTTGCCAGCAACCCACCTGGGATAATTCTGTCCGTTGCAAGATTATGGCAGTAAATGCAGGAAGGTCCCCCATTTTCAAATCTTTGTTCACCGGAAAACAAATCTTGTCCCATTGCGATATCCGATTCCGTTGGTTCAAAAGGAATTACTTCTTCCTCTACGGTTTCTTGAGCGGTCACTTCCGATATTGCCGGACTTTTAATTTTTATGAAGTCAAAAACCGCATTTATTTCGGCATCGGATAACCCCTGATCGGGCATAACTACTTTATTGTATTCCTCAAATATTCTTACGGCCTCGGCATCTCCACTATTTATCAACGTTTGGGATGACCTTACGAACTTTGTAAACCATTCTATGGTAACCCTATCCTGTATATTGGCCAATCCGGGACCAACCAGCCTTTTACTGGTTGTGGTATGACAAGCAGCACAAGTAGATTTAAAAATTGCTTCACCAT is from Arenibacter algicola and encodes:
- a CDS encoding c-type cytochrome; this encodes MGRNTSTPLLLISFLFLSLLSEAQDGEAIFKSTCAACHTTTSKRLVGPGLANIQDRVTIEWFTKFVRSSQTLINSGDAEAVRIFEEYNKVVMPDQGLSDAEINAVFDFIKIKSPAISEVTAQETVEEEVIPFEPTESDIAMGQDLFSGEQRFENGGPSCIYCHNLATDRIIPGGLLAKDLTTVFSRMGGDAGLTAILNAPPFPAMTEAYKNKSMTRAEIFAVTAFLNQVEKESGTESATAISPLLVYGFIAFLIWVGVVLLVWLHRKKYAVNKRIFERQLKSY